The uncultured Desulfobulbus sp. genome window below encodes:
- a CDS encoding FAD-dependent oxidoreductase, which yields MKPTDIEDPQYFHKVIDCQFACPAHTPVPEYIRLISQKRYTEAYMLNWVSNVFPGVLGRVCDRPCEPACRRGRVETDPVAICRLKRLCADNREEVLGLLPEIPAEKNGKRIALIGAGPASLTVARDLMPLGYEIDLYDDQEKGGGFMRSQLPSFRLPESVLATEVNYILDMGVSTHFNQRVDSLKSILSQDYDAVFVGTGAPRGRDLPDLPGREAGASSIHVGIDWLAGVVFGHVNAIGKRVLVLGGGNTAMDCCRTARRMGGEQVSVVVRSPREEMKASPWEIEEAVHEDVPIIDNHVPLEFVVENNHLVGMCFDRVQPVYDDKGKRQLRSTGQEPVFIPCDEVLLAVGQLNAFPFIEKESGVEFTDKGLPLLNPLTLQATNPKVFFWG from the coding sequence TTGAAACCGACAGATATCGAAGATCCTCAATATTTTCATAAAGTAATTGATTGCCAATTTGCCTGTCCCGCACATACACCGGTTCCGGAGTATATTCGCCTCATAAGCCAGAAGCGATATACCGAGGCCTATATGCTGAACTGGGTCTCCAATGTATTTCCCGGTGTGCTTGGCAGGGTCTGTGACCGACCCTGTGAACCCGCCTGTCGGCGGGGGCGGGTGGAGACAGATCCGGTGGCCATTTGTCGCCTCAAACGATTGTGCGCTGACAATCGAGAGGAAGTTCTGGGGCTCTTACCTGAAATTCCAGCTGAAAAAAATGGGAAACGTATCGCTCTTATCGGAGCGGGACCAGCTTCGTTGACGGTTGCCCGTGACCTTATGCCCCTTGGCTACGAAATCGATCTCTACGATGATCAGGAAAAAGGGGGCGGTTTTATGCGGAGCCAGCTGCCTTCATTTCGACTGCCTGAGTCCGTTTTGGCTACCGAGGTTAACTATATTCTCGATATGGGGGTCTCTACCCATTTCAACCAGCGTGTTGACAGCCTGAAGTCAATCCTTAGTCAAGATTATGATGCTGTCTTTGTCGGGACCGGAGCCCCACGTGGCCGGGATCTGCCCGATCTTCCAGGTCGGGAGGCCGGAGCCAGTTCCATCCATGTGGGAATTGACTGGTTGGCCGGCGTCGTCTTTGGCCATGTCAATGCCATTGGCAAGCGGGTACTGGTCCTCGGAGGCGGCAACACTGCCATGGATTGCTGCCGTACGGCTCGGCGCATGGGGGGAGAGCAGGTGAGCGTAGTCGTTCGCTCACCGCGTGAAGAAATGAAAGCCTCTCCATGGGAAATCGAGGAGGCTGTGCATGAAGATGTACCCATTATCGATAACCATGTCCCCCTGGAATTTGTGGTAGAGAACAATCATTTGGTGGGCATGTGTTTTGATCGGGTACAACCGGTCTACGACGACAAGGGCAAACGGCAGCTACGCTCAACCGGACAGGAACCTGTCTTTATTCCCTGTGACGAGGTACTCTTGGCGGTTGGCCAACTTAATGCATTCCCATTTATCGAGAAAGAGTCCGGGGTTGAATTTACCGATAAAGGTCTGCCGTTGCTTAATCCCCTGACCTTACAGGCAACTAATCCAAAGGTTTTTTTTTGGGGGTGA
- a CDS encoding 2-oxoacid:ferredoxin oxidoreductase subunit beta yields MSFQRPSFRHPDLPPNAAGYQRRDYEGGISTLCAGCGHDSICNAIIQACFELAIPPHQLVKMSGIGCSSKTPAYFLGKSHGFNSVHGRMPSIATGANMANRDLVYLGVSGDGDTASIGMGQFVHAVRRNLNMVYIVMNNGCYGLTKGQYSATADKGSKSKKGNVNVLESIDLCELAIQLGAGFVARSFSGDKQQLVPLIKAGLAHKGLSFIDVISPCVTFNNNPESTKSYHWVREHSEATNTFDFVPFRQTIVTEYEDAIDQEVRLHDDSVIHLHKHENAPDVTDRRQAIDNLEDHKAEGVILTGVLYVNPDSEDTHTLLNTSEQPLNSLGEEDLCPGADVLETINESYR; encoded by the coding sequence ATGAGTTTTCAGCGACCGAGCTTTCGTCACCCGGACCTGCCCCCCAACGCGGCAGGATATCAACGTCGCGACTATGAGGGCGGCATCTCAACGCTCTGTGCAGGCTGCGGACATGATTCTATCTGCAACGCCATAATTCAGGCCTGTTTCGAGCTGGCCATCCCGCCTCACCAGTTGGTCAAGATGTCAGGCATTGGCTGTTCTTCCAAGACTCCGGCTTATTTTTTAGGGAAATCCCACGGCTTCAACTCGGTGCATGGACGTATGCCCTCCATTGCCACCGGCGCTAATATGGCCAACCGGGATCTGGTCTATCTCGGTGTCTCTGGAGATGGTGACACCGCTTCCATCGGTATGGGCCAGTTTGTTCACGCGGTGCGCCGTAATCTCAATATGGTCTATATTGTGATGAATAACGGTTGCTACGGGCTGACCAAGGGCCAGTATTCGGCAACTGCGGATAAAGGGAGCAAAAGCAAGAAGGGCAACGTCAACGTCCTGGAATCCATTGACCTCTGCGAGCTGGCTATTCAACTCGGTGCCGGGTTTGTTGCCCGGAGTTTCTCCGGAGATAAGCAACAGCTGGTGCCGCTGATCAAGGCTGGGCTTGCCCATAAGGGGCTCTCTTTTATCGATGTTATTTCTCCCTGTGTCACTTTCAATAATAACCCGGAGTCAACTAAGAGTTACCATTGGGTACGTGAACACAGCGAGGCCACCAATACCTTTGACTTTGTGCCGTTTCGTCAGACCATTGTCACCGAATATGAGGATGCCATCGACCAAGAGGTTCGCCTCCATGACGACTCGGTGATCCACCTCCACAAACATGAGAATGCGCCCGATGTTACCGATCGCCGCCAGGCCATCGACAACCTGGAAGATCATAAAGCTGAAGGGGTTATTCTCACCGGTGTCTTATACGTGAATCCAGATTCCGAAGACACCCACACACTGCTCAATACCAGTGAACAGCCGTTAAACAGCCTGGGCGAAGAGGATCTGTGCCCTGGTGCGGATGTGCTGGAAACCATAAACGAAAGTTATCGCTAG
- a CDS encoding type IV pili methyl-accepting chemotaxis transducer N-terminal domain-containing protein, which translates to MNTVKAPKRTTLTFFPILVFVLSVFSSTWLLAAGPTAAEYGVVLNLSGKQRMLSQKMSKEVMLIALGVESDKNLSNLAATAKLFDRTLKGLRRGDAELRLPPTENGRILRQLGKVDTLWATFHAVIDGILKTGKVSAADVQAIAAQSPVLLKEMNKCVLLYEKDASKAGLKNDPGLAVTINLSGKQRMLTQKMSKEFFLIAYGLDVENNKLNLLETYSLFERTLKGLLDGDASLDLAGTKDATIRAQLEKVDGLWQGLKPEMVYACEPGTTSIAADRLAKVASQNLPLLKEMNGAVGMYEQLAAQ; encoded by the coding sequence GTGAATACCGTGAAAGCCCCGAAGCGCACCACCCTGACTTTTTTCCCCATCCTTGTTTTTGTTCTCTCTGTTTTTTCTTCGACATGGCTCCTGGCTGCGGGGCCAACCGCCGCCGAATATGGGGTGGTACTCAATCTTTCCGGCAAGCAGCGCATGCTCTCTCAGAAAATGAGCAAGGAGGTTATGCTCATCGCCTTAGGTGTGGAGAGTGATAAAAACCTGTCAAATCTTGCCGCCACAGCCAAACTCTTTGATCGGACTCTGAAAGGCCTGCGTCGTGGCGATGCGGAGTTGCGTCTTCCGCCGACAGAAAATGGCCGTATTTTACGTCAGCTTGGCAAGGTCGATACGCTATGGGCTACTTTTCATGCCGTTATTGATGGTATCCTGAAGACGGGCAAGGTGAGCGCTGCTGATGTTCAGGCTATCGCAGCCCAAAGTCCTGTATTGCTCAAAGAGATGAATAAATGCGTCCTCCTCTATGAAAAGGATGCCAGTAAGGCAGGGCTGAAGAATGATCCAGGCCTGGCAGTAACCATCAACCTTTCCGGTAAACAACGTATGCTGACCCAGAAGATGAGTAAGGAATTTTTTCTCATTGCCTACGGGCTTGATGTGGAAAACAACAAGCTCAACCTGCTGGAAACCTATTCCCTATTTGAACGAACCCTCAAAGGACTTCTCGATGGGGACGCATCGCTTGATCTTGCAGGAACCAAAGATGCGACAATACGTGCACAACTGGAGAAGGTAGATGGGCTGTGGCAGGGATTGAAACCAGAAATGGTCTATGCCTGTGAGCCTGGCACTACAAGTATTGCCGCGGATCGTCTTGCCAAGGTCGCTTCCCAGAATCTGCCGTTATTAAAGGAGATGAATGGTGCTGTTGGCATGTATGAGCAGCTTGCAGCACAGTAA
- the mltB gene encoding lytic murein transglycosylase B — MLPLLAGLLLVACSDPSSVAQAVPGGSAKIRAERIVSPAPGKGVRLMREPCVGDYNSTRLSGDFAGYPQLERFIGRMVREHGFEREYLLGLFSQAKRKDWTLNYFARSDKRSKKPLSAGSWSRYRAKFLGQERIGRAVDFGRRHKTALTQASQKYGVPEEYILGIMAVETSFGKHLGTHRVLDALTTLGFDYARRGAFFRDELEQFLLMSRSEHLDPSVPKGSFAGAMGLGQFMPSSFRKWAVDFNQDGHRNLWDPEDAIGSIANYFVQHGWQPGKPVVAQLRVNKPVPLKVGCNTRYSVSHLQQAGLSFAQSLQTREALCLLRLRYYKTDQYLIGYPNFYTITRYNHSTHYAMAVHELAQVIKGRL; from the coding sequence TTGCTCCCTCTTCTGGCAGGTCTCCTTCTGGTGGCCTGCTCAGACCCCTCGTCTGTTGCCCAGGCCGTCCCCGGAGGCTCTGCCAAGATTCGAGCGGAGAGGATCGTTTCTCCAGCTCCAGGTAAAGGCGTACGATTGATGCGAGAGCCCTGTGTTGGAGACTATAACAGTACTCGGCTCAGTGGTGACTTTGCGGGTTATCCCCAGCTTGAACGCTTTATTGGCCGCATGGTTCGTGAGCATGGATTTGAACGGGAATATCTGCTGGGCCTGTTTTCCCAGGCAAAGCGGAAAGACTGGACCCTCAACTACTTTGCCCGCAGCGATAAACGCAGTAAAAAACCGCTCTCGGCCGGAAGCTGGTCGCGATATCGGGCGAAATTTCTGGGGCAGGAGCGCATCGGGCGGGCGGTTGATTTTGGTCGGCGCCATAAAACCGCATTGACGCAGGCCTCGCAGAAATATGGTGTGCCCGAGGAATACATTCTTGGGATCATGGCGGTGGAGACCAGTTTCGGCAAACATCTGGGAACCCACCGGGTCCTTGACGCCTTAACGACTTTGGGCTTTGATTATGCCCGCCGGGGCGCATTTTTTCGGGATGAACTGGAGCAGTTTCTGCTCATGTCCCGCAGTGAACACCTGGACCCCAGTGTCCCCAAAGGTTCATTTGCAGGGGCCATGGGGCTCGGGCAGTTTATGCCCAGCAGTTTCCGCAAATGGGCGGTCGATTTCAACCAGGATGGCCACCGTAACCTCTGGGACCCTGAGGATGCCATCGGTTCCATAGCTAACTATTTTGTGCAGCATGGTTGGCAACCGGGCAAGCCTGTTGTCGCGCAACTGAGGGTGAATAAGCCAGTGCCGCTCAAGGTCGGTTGTAATACCCGTTATTCTGTCAGCCACCTCCAACAGGCCGGATTGAGTTTCGCCCAGTCGCTGCAGACCAGAGAGGCCCTCTGTCTGTTACGCCTTCGTTACTACAAAACCGATCAGTACCTGATCGGCTATCCCAACTTTTATACCATCACCCGCTATAACCATAGCACCCACTACGCCATGGCCGTACATGAACTTGCCCAGGTCATTAAAGGTCGCCTCTAA
- a CDS encoding 4Fe-4S dicluster domain-containing protein: MAHGHEAAISIHLLCQERSLTDERPGPQVDFAGQKMGVHDWLYHNQVSETDRQIVPMLSKAKTLKDRLLEVELGFDRQIGQTESLRCLNCDVQTVFYADLCIECDGCVDACPESCINFVENGTEEELRTRLKAPAENVSQALYVSGPLSTGRVMVKDENVCLHCGICAERCPTSAWEMQKFLFHSAQAGQI; this comes from the coding sequence GTGGCTCATGGTCATGAGGCTGCAATCTCTATTCATCTGCTCTGTCAAGAGCGCTCCTTGACCGATGAGCGACCTGGGCCACAGGTCGATTTTGCTGGCCAGAAAATGGGCGTGCATGATTGGCTCTATCATAACCAGGTCTCCGAAACGGACCGTCAAATAGTCCCTATGCTTTCGAAAGCGAAGACTCTGAAAGATCGGTTGCTTGAAGTGGAGCTTGGCTTTGATCGGCAGATCGGGCAGACCGAATCCCTGCGTTGTCTTAACTGCGATGTGCAGACTGTTTTTTATGCGGATTTGTGTATCGAGTGTGATGGTTGTGTCGATGCCTGTCCAGAGAGCTGTATTAATTTTGTGGAAAACGGGACAGAAGAAGAACTGCGCACCCGTCTGAAGGCACCAGCTGAGAATGTGAGCCAGGCGCTCTATGTCTCAGGGCCACTTTCCACCGGACGGGTCATGGTCAAGGACGAAAACGTTTGTCTGCACTGCGGCATCTGTGCAGAGCGTTGTCCGACCTCGGCCTGGGAGATGCAAAAATTTCTCTTCCATTCAGCACAGGCAGGACAGATATGA
- a CDS encoding 2-oxoacid:acceptor oxidoreductase subunit alpha has translation MKQLEGVNDFVIRFANVNGSGSASANNLFAKAVFRMGVPVSPKNIFPSNIQGLPTWYEVRVNEEGYVGRRGDIDMVVAVNGQTLRQDYDSLVPGGYFLYDSSKQLPEDFQREDITVIGIPLTLLCNETFENPRMRPLLKNIIYVGALAALLDMELQVLIDSLNKQFKKKPKLAEPNIQALELGYAYAQEHHPESCKLKVQRSNQVGDAIIMDGNTATALGALYAGATVVGWYPITPSTSVIEAFGRYAEKFRIEADTGRIKAAIVQAEDELAAIGIVIGASWNGARAFTATSGPGVSLMNEFLGLAYFGEIPAVLIDVQRTGPSTGMPTRTQQSDVLECAYASHGDTKHPLLFPCDPRECFEMTADAFDLADRLQTPVMVMSDLDLGMNDHFGPPLSWDPSRCYDRGKVLSAEELDALTSRWGRYKDTDGDGICYRTYPGTHPEKGVYFTRGTSRDEYSAYTENSAAYIANMERLQLKWETTKRLLPLARIKTPYPQARLGAIFYGTTAPAAYEAIEQLHQRGIDINTMRLRAFPFQQEVLDFINNHELVFVIEQNRDGQMRTLLINEEGLPSEKMLHIGCYDGMPVASRSLVRSLEKALGELGVSLQQLATQGGAQ, from the coding sequence ATGAAACAGTTAGAAGGGGTAAATGATTTTGTCATCCGTTTTGCCAATGTGAACGGCTCCGGTTCTGCCAGTGCCAACAACCTCTTTGCCAAGGCGGTTTTTCGAATGGGGGTTCCGGTGAGCCCCAAAAATATTTTTCCGTCGAACATTCAGGGGTTGCCTACCTGGTACGAGGTACGGGTGAATGAAGAGGGCTACGTCGGCAGGCGTGGCGATATCGATATGGTGGTGGCAGTCAATGGCCAGACCCTGCGTCAGGACTATGACAGTCTGGTTCCCGGGGGCTATTTTTTGTATGATTCTTCCAAACAGCTCCCCGAGGATTTTCAGCGTGAGGATATCACGGTTATCGGTATTCCCCTGACCTTGCTCTGCAACGAGACCTTTGAAAACCCCCGCATGCGCCCACTGCTGAAAAATATTATCTATGTCGGTGCGTTGGCTGCTCTGCTTGACATGGAACTGCAGGTCTTGATCGATTCACTCAATAAACAGTTTAAGAAAAAACCCAAGCTGGCGGAACCCAATATTCAGGCCCTGGAGCTGGGCTATGCCTATGCGCAGGAGCACCACCCAGAGAGCTGTAAGCTCAAGGTGCAGCGCTCCAATCAGGTCGGTGACGCGATTATCATGGATGGCAACACCGCCACTGCCCTTGGGGCTCTTTACGCGGGAGCCACGGTAGTTGGCTGGTACCCAATTACCCCCTCGACCTCGGTTATCGAGGCCTTTGGCCGCTATGCCGAAAAATTTCGCATCGAAGCCGATACCGGTCGGATCAAGGCGGCCATTGTTCAGGCAGAAGATGAGCTGGCAGCCATTGGGATTGTTATCGGTGCCTCCTGGAACGGGGCCCGCGCCTTCACCGCTACCTCTGGTCCTGGCGTCTCTCTGATGAACGAGTTTCTGGGGCTGGCTTATTTTGGCGAGATTCCGGCGGTACTTATCGATGTGCAGCGGACGGGGCCATCCACCGGTATGCCCACCCGTACCCAGCAGTCCGATGTGCTGGAGTGCGCCTACGCCTCGCACGGGGACACCAAACATCCACTGCTCTTTCCCTGTGATCCCCGGGAGTGTTTCGAAATGACCGCCGATGCATTTGACCTGGCGGATCGTTTGCAAACTCCGGTGATGGTTATGAGCGATCTCGACCTGGGAATGAATGATCATTTCGGCCCACCGCTGAGCTGGGATCCTTCCCGCTGTTATGATCGGGGCAAGGTGCTCAGCGCCGAAGAACTCGATGCACTGACCAGCCGTTGGGGGCGGTATAAAGATACGGATGGAGATGGTATCTGTTATCGCACCTATCCGGGGACCCATCCAGAAAAAGGCGTCTATTTTACAAGGGGTACCTCCCGGGATGAATACTCCGCCTACACTGAAAACTCTGCTGCCTATATCGCGAATATGGAGCGTTTGCAGCTCAAGTGGGAGACAACCAAACGACTTCTGCCCCTGGCTCGCATAAAAACACCCTATCCGCAGGCACGTCTGGGGGCAATTTTTTATGGGACCACCGCCCCGGCAGCTTATGAAGCGATAGAGCAGCTCCATCAGCGGGGAATTGATATCAACACCATGCGCCTGCGCGCTTTTCCCTTTCAGCAGGAGGTGCTTGATTTCATCAATAACCATGAGCTGGTTTTTGTAATCGAACAGAATCGTGACGGCCAGATGCGTACCCTGTTGATCAACGAAGAGGGACTGCCCTCGGAAAAAATGCTGCATATCGGCTGTTATGATGGGATGCCTGTTGCCAGTCGATCACTTGTTCGTTCCCTGGAAAAAGCACTGGGAGAACTTGGCGTCAGCCTACAGCAGCTTGCCACTCAAGGAGGTGCCCAATGA
- a CDS encoding ABC transporter substrate binding protein, whose translation MQTFAVAWLSITASPACAKNIHQQQVLVVHSYHKDQVEHVMEMDKGIAQVLSEGKYGLHSYYMDTKRHTEESWKRKAGAKAKEMVRQIHPELVLAMDDNAQKYFTQDYAGKPGPPWFVFGGVNKEPEEYGFPAENVTGVLERPNILESIKLLLKIKPDVRRILIMADKSATTDPMIDYCKTLSLPVTVVAYEQPLTLEEWKKNLEHYHGQVDAVGLYVLRTITRSKTDSTKVMEQELIDIINRDYHLPTVGFFDSAAASGVLCAISVSMREQGVAAATIAKHILDGRRPGDIPVRPTDQGRIQLNLRTAEHLGIQIPYSIIKRAEVVIR comes from the coding sequence TTGCAAACCTTTGCGGTCGCATGGCTCTCGATAACAGCAAGTCCAGCCTGTGCAAAAAACATCCACCAACAACAAGTACTTGTGGTCCACAGTTACCATAAAGATCAGGTAGAGCATGTGATGGAGATGGACAAGGGAATCGCCCAGGTCCTGTCTGAAGGCAAATATGGTCTCCACTCTTACTACATGGACACCAAGAGACATACCGAAGAGAGCTGGAAGCGCAAGGCTGGTGCAAAGGCCAAAGAGATGGTGAGACAGATCCATCCCGAGCTAGTGCTTGCCATGGATGACAATGCCCAAAAGTACTTTACCCAGGACTATGCCGGCAAACCAGGTCCGCCCTGGTTTGTCTTTGGCGGAGTCAACAAAGAACCGGAAGAATATGGATTTCCTGCAGAGAACGTCACCGGTGTTTTGGAGCGCCCCAACATTCTGGAGAGCATAAAACTGCTTCTAAAAATCAAACCTGATGTTCGGCGCATCCTGATCATGGCAGACAAATCGGCAACCACTGACCCCATGATCGATTACTGCAAAACACTTTCTCTGCCGGTTACAGTGGTTGCTTATGAGCAACCGTTGACCCTTGAGGAGTGGAAAAAGAATCTGGAGCACTACCATGGTCAGGTAGATGCGGTCGGCCTTTATGTACTGCGTACCATCACCCGCAGCAAAACTGATTCGACCAAGGTCATGGAGCAGGAGCTCATAGATATCATCAACAGGGACTATCACCTCCCCACGGTGGGATTTTTTGACAGTGCGGCAGCCTCCGGCGTACTCTGTGCGATCTCAGTCTCCATGCGTGAACAGGGAGTGGCGGCAGCGACAATCGCCAAACACATTCTTGACGGCAGACGCCCGGGGGATATTCCAGTGCGGCCAACGGATCAGGGAAGGATTCAGCTCAACCTGCGAACGGCTGAACACCTTGGCATTCAGATCCCCTACTCCATTATCAAACGTGCAGAAGTCGTGATTCGCTGA